One window of the Rosa rugosa chromosome 3, drRosRugo1.1, whole genome shotgun sequence genome contains the following:
- the LOC133739843 gene encoding glutathione reductase, chloroplastic, with protein MASCSLSTTISSYPSLQTLLFPKKLPSFLSLPQTLTSPHLRSASRRRASSTRAQSDNVADSSRHYDFDLFTIGAGSGGVRASRFASNFGSRVAVCELPFSTISSDTTGGVGGTCVLRGCVPKKLLVYASKYTHEFDDSIGYGWKYETEPKHDWSTLMANKNAELQRLTGIYKNVLKNANVTLVQGRGKVVDPHTVDVDGKLYSARHILISVGGRPFIPDIPGSEYAIDSDAALDLPEKPGKIAIVGGGYIALEFAGIFNGLRSDVHVFIRQKQVLRGFDEEIRGFVSEQMSVRGIEFHTEESPQAILKSADGSFSLKTNKGTVGGFSHVMFATGRRPNTKNLGLEEVGVKIAKNGAIEVDEFSRTSVPSIWAVGDVTDRVNLTPVALMEGGALAKTLFLNEPTKPDYSAIPSAVFSQPPIGQVGLSEEQATEQYGDVDIYTSNFRPMKATLSGLPDRVFMKLIVCAKTNKLLGLHMCGEDSPEIVQGFAVAVKAGLTKADLDATIGIHPTAAEEFVTMRTPTRKIRKNPLSQEKPSDVKAAAGV; from the exons ATGGCGAGCTGCTCTCTCTCCACCACCATCTCTTCCTACCCATCACTCCAAACCCTCCTCTTCCCCAAAAAGCTTCCAtctttcctctctcttcccCAAACCCTAACCTCCCCTCACCTCCGCTCCGCCTCCCGCCGCCGCGCGTCCTCCACACGCGCCCAGTCCGACAACGTCGCCGACTCCTCCCGCCACTACGATTTCGACCTCTTCACCATCGGCGCCGGCAGCGGCGGCGTCCGCGCCTCCCGCTTCGCCTCCAATTTCGGCTCCAGGGTCGCCGTCTGCGAGCTCCCCTTCTCCACCATCTCCTCCGACACCACCGGCGGCGTCGGCGGCAC GTGTGTGCTTCGTGGATGTGTGCCCAAGAAGCTACTGGTTTACGCTTCGAAATATACACATGAATTTGATGACAGCATTGGCTATGGGTGGAAGTACGAAACTGAGCCGAAGCATGACTGGAGCACATTGATGGCTAACAAGAATGCTGAGCTGCAGCGCCTCACTGGTATTTACAAGAATGTGCTCAAGAATGCTAATGTCACTTTGGTCCAAGGCCGCGGAAAG GTAGTGGACCCGCACACGGTTGATGTAGATGGGAAGTTGTATTCTGCTAGACATATACTAATTTCGGTTGGGGGGAGACCCTTTATTCCCGATATTCCTGGAAGTGAGTACGCAATAGATTCTGATGCTGCTCTTGATTTGCCTGAGAAGCCGGGGAAAATAGCAATAGTTGGTGGTGGATACATTGCCTTGGAGTTTGCTGGTATCTTCAATGGTCTGAGGAGTGATGTCCATGTGTTTATACGGCAAAAGCAAGTTTTGAGGGGTTTTGATGAAGAG ATTAGAGGTTTTGTTTCTGAACAGATGTCTGTGAGAGGGATTGAGTTCCATACAGAGGAGTCTCCCCAGGCTATCTTAAAATCAGCTGATGGTTCATTTTCCCTGAAAACTAACAAAGGAACAGTTGGAGGGTTCTCACATGTTATGTTTGCAACAGGGCGTAGACCTAACACAAAG AATTTAGGATTGGAGGAGGTAGGGGTGAAAATTGCCAAAAATGGAGCAATAGAG GTTGATGAATTCTCTCGTACATCGGTTCCCTCAATTTGGGCTGTGGGAGATGTTACAGACCGAGTGAATCTGACTCCAGTTGCTTTGATGGAAGGCGGCGCATTAGCAAAAACACTTTTTCTGAATGAGCCCACAAAACCTGATTACAG CGCGATTCCTTCTGCTGTGTTTTCCCAGCCACCCATTGGGCAAgttggtctttctgaagaacag GCTACAGAACAATATGGTGATGTTGATATCTACACATCAAACTTCAGGCCCATGAAGGCCACTCTCTCAGGGTTGCCAGATCGAGTCTTCATGAAACTTATAGTGTGTGCAAAGACAAACAAACTTCTGGGTTTGCACATGTGCGGAGAAGATTCACCCGAAATTGTTCAG GGGTTTGCAGTTGCTGTTAAAGCTGGCTTGACAAAGGCAGACTTAGATGCCACGATAGGTATTCACCCGACAGCCGCTGAAGAGTTTGTCACAATGAGGACTCCTACTCGGAAGATCAGAAAAAACCCTCTGTCTCAG GAGAAGCCATCTGATGTGAAAGCTGCCGCTGGTGTTTGA